One part of the candidate division WOR-3 bacterium genome encodes these proteins:
- the hypA gene encoding hydrogenase maturation nickel metallochaperone HypA, protein MHEYSVTKSLVDLCNQEAERHKINSVKLIKVRLGKFTGFSPEAINFYFDYLKKGTRCEFAKIDFFDIPIRIKCCDCNFENEIEEPLFVCPQCGKTAIEILSGREFYVESIEGE, encoded by the coding sequence ATGCATGAGTATAGTGTAACCAAGTCGCTTGTTGACCTTTGTAATCAGGAGGCAGAGAGACATAAAATAAATTCGGTAAAGTTAATAAAAGTTAGACTTGGAAAGTTCACCGGATTTTCTCCCGAGGCAATAAATTTTTATTTTGATTATTTAAAAAAGGGAACACGGTGTGAATTTGCGAAGATCGATTTTTTTGATATTCCGATTCGTATAAAATGCTGTGATTGTAATTTTGAAAATGAGATAGAAGAACCGTTATTTGTTTGTCCGCAATGTGGGAAAACAGCCATAGAGATATTATCGGGCAGGGAATTTTATGTAGAATCAATAGAAGGTGAATAA
- a CDS encoding tetratricopeptide repeat protein, translating into MRDMKRGLKTEDSFQKTMEKLIKFIVRHRDIAIWIGIGIVAAIFVIGYLFYPSEKVNPEAELIYTQAINFVTMGRLQDAENYFLQLTEKYNNTRPGKVAYYYLGVINYHTARFSEALDYFDKFLSKEKKDFLLTPSAQFGAGCAAEGLKDYERALKYYESVAKNKDSHFYYLGMLAWGRINGILGNTDKAKEILRKLLEQNPPQDITNDAKFYLGYFNK; encoded by the coding sequence ATGAGAGACATGAAGCGAGGTCTTAAGACCGAAGACTCATTCCAGAAAACGATGGAAAAATTAATAAAATTTATTGTTCGGCATCGTGATATAGCAATCTGGATAGGGATAGGTATTGTTGCAGCAATATTTGTTATAGGATATCTTTTTTATCCTTCAGAAAAAGTAAATCCTGAAGCAGAGTTGATTTATACACAGGCAATCAATTTTGTTACTATGGGAAGGCTGCAAGATGCGGAAAATTATTTTTTGCAGTTAACTGAAAAATATAATAATACAAGACCGGGTAAGGTAGCTTATTATTATCTCGGGGTGATAAATTACCACACTGCGCGATTCAGCGAAGCATTAGATTATTTTGATAAATTTCTATCTAAAGAAAAGAAAGACTTTTTATTAACCCCATCAGCACAATTTGGTGCGGGCTGTGCCGCCGAAGGATTAAAAGATTATGAACGGGCATTAAAGTATTATGAGAGTGTTGCCAAAAACAAAGATTCCCATTTCTATTATTTGGGAATGCTCGCCTGGGGAAGGATAAATGGAATTTTAGGTAACACCGATAAGGCAAAAGAAATACTGCGAAAACTTCTGGAACAGAACCCACCCCAGGACATTACAAATGATGCAAAATTCTATCTTGGCTATTTTAATAAATAA
- the rfbD gene encoding dTDP-4-dehydrorhamnose reductase, which produces MKVFITGSQGCLGSVMQNLLKQENVNHFGVDVQQIDISDFKKINETIMNYKPDVILHFAAISDVDACEREPDLAFRINTLSTLGIAIIARKINAKLLYTSTNFVFDGNIERPYYEYDEPNPISTYGKTKYLGEKYIREIYNRFYIVRTSWLFGKNSKTFASRFLQQNEKPRSISVICDQIGSFTYVVDLAEAIFNIIKSENYGTYHIVNGEYGTWLDFLLRAKEIMKFNTELIPVKTDELNLPAPRPKFAPLGSKNYEFLFDKKMRSWQDALVEFIKTLKI; this is translated from the coding sequence ATGAAAGTCTTTATTACTGGTTCCCAGGGATGTTTGGGAAGTGTGATGCAAAATCTGCTCAAACAGGAGAATGTTAACCATTTTGGGGTTGATGTGCAACAAATTGATATATCAGATTTCAAAAAAATCAATGAAACAATTATGAATTATAAACCGGATGTCATACTCCATTTTGCTGCAATCAGCGATGTTGATGCCTGTGAACGGGAACCCGATTTGGCGTTTAGAATAAATACCCTTTCAACCCTGGGTATTGCAATAATTGCCCGGAAAATAAATGCAAAATTGCTCTACACCAGCACAAATTTTGTATTTGATGGCAATATTGAGAGACCGTATTATGAATATGACGAACCCAATCCAATAAGTACATATGGAAAAACGAAGTATCTTGGAGAAAAATACATCAGAGAAATTTACAATCGCTTTTATATTGTCCGCACATCCTGGCTTTTTGGAAAAAATTCGAAAACATTTGCATCAAGATTTTTGCAGCAGAATGAGAAACCACGTTCAATAAGTGTTATTTGTGACCAGATTGGTTCTTTTACCTATGTTGTGGACCTTGCCGAAGCGATATTTAATATAATTAAATCAGAAAATTACGGTACATACCATATTGTAAATGGAGAGTATGGAACATGGCTTGATTTTCTGTTAAGGGCAAAGGAGATTATGAAATTTAACACAGAGTTGATTCCGGTCAAAACGGATGAATTAAATCTCCCCGCACCGAGACCAAAATTTGCACCACTTGGTTCAAAAAATTATGAATTTTTATTTGATAAAAAAATGCGTTCCTGGCAGGATGCCCTTGTTGAATTTATAAAGACACTCAAGATTTAA
- a CDS encoding type IV pilus twitching motility protein PilT, translating to MIKLNDLLHTQVNSRASDLILKVGSPPILRINGDLTSLEVPPLTAIDIESGLVEMLKKEQIEEYKKNNELDLSYEMTGVARFRVNLFRQKGNIGAVFRLIPEKIPTIDELGFPQILKDMAMRPRGLIVVTGPSGCGKSTTQAALIDYRNENDNCHIVTVEDPIEFIHKNKKALVTQREVGRDTHSFANALKFVLRQDPDVILVGEMRDLETISLAITAAETGHLVITTLHTADSISTIDRIIDVFPPHQQNQIRMQLSLNLLAIFAQNLIKRADGKGRIAAYELLIATGSVRNLIREAKTHQLLSILQTSQQQGMITFDACLANLVKKNLVSIKDAEAKALNPDTFHKEIEIITQGK from the coding sequence ATGATAAAACTCAATGATCTCTTACATACCCAGGTAAATAGTCGTGCGTCAGATTTGATTTTAAAGGTAGGTTCACCACCAATCTTGAGAATTAATGGTGACCTTACAAGTCTTGAAGTTCCACCCCTTACAGCGATTGATATTGAATCAGGACTCGTTGAAATGCTCAAGAAGGAACAGATTGAAGAATACAAAAAAAATAACGAGCTTGATCTATCTTATGAAATGACCGGCGTTGCTCGGTTCCGCGTCAACCTGTTCAGGCAGAAGGGTAATATTGGTGCAGTATTCCGACTTATTCCAGAAAAAATTCCAACAATTGATGAACTTGGATTCCCGCAGATTTTAAAGGATATGGCAATGAGACCGAGGGGGTTGATCGTTGTCACCGGACCTTCTGGTTGTGGAAAATCAACCACCCAGGCAGCCTTGATTGACTATCGTAACGAAAACGATAATTGCCATATTGTCACAGTTGAAGACCCAATTGAATTCATTCATAAGAATAAAAAGGCACTCGTAACCCAGCGTGAAGTTGGAAGAGACACACATTCCTTTGCGAATGCATTAAAATTTGTACTCAGGCAGGATCCCGATGTAATCCTCGTGGGTGAAATGCGCGACCTTGAAACGATCTCGCTGGCAATTACTGCCGCAGAAACCGGGCATCTTGTCATTACAACCCTCCATACCGCGGATTCCATATCCACTATTGACCGTATTATAGATGTCTTTCCACCCCATCAGCAAAACCAGATAAGAATGCAATTATCATTGAACCTTCTGGCAATATTTGCTCAGAATTTGATAAAAAGGGCAGATGGCAAGGGTCGTATCGCAGCCTATGAATTATTGATCGCTACGGGGAGCGTCCGCAATTTAATAAGGGAAGCAAAAACCCATCAATTGCTATCTATCCTGCAGACCTCCCAACAACAAGGTATGATAACCTTTGATGCCTGTCTGGCAAATCTTGTAAAGAAGAATCTTGTCTCAATAAAGGATGCTGAGGCAAAGGCATTAAACCCTGATACATTTCATAAGGAGATTGAAATAATAACCCAGGGTAAATAG
- a CDS encoding glycoside hydrolase family 57 protein, whose protein sequence is MMNNLSVAFLWHFHQPIYSNPEDKVLPMPWVRLHAIKDYLDMLKNLQNFPQIHATFNFTPTLLMQLQEYKENKCTDRQFLLFKKPAENLTIEDKIEILKDFFLANWDEMVEPYPRYFSLLMKRGKKLVPEELPSVAESFTTDEFRDLQIWANLTWIDPVFRDEIKDLYQKGRNYREQDKELIINLQNKIINSIFDEYKKAAESGQIELTTSPLSHPILPLLINSNLAKISNPNLEIPFEFKHPEDAKEQIKKGIEVFEKIFGFKPKGLWPSEGSVCSELIPIISDVGLEWIATDEEILARSINISFKRDENGIPNHSNLLYKPWKMGNIKIFFRDHLLSDRIAFVYNRWEPEKAVEDFVGRIKQIAGSLSPLEKFILPVILDGENAWEYFANDGTDFLQLLYKTISEQKIPTTTFSKFVNEHSEAINSLTNLFPGSWIGANFNIWIGKSEDHKAWLIIKNLRNKLVESGINDPEIWRRLYFLEGSDWFWWFGDDFFSVTTEVFDQLFRQNALWIYKKINIEPPHELFLPINPQTELYATQPIDYISPTIDGKLTFFYEWYNAGYLDLKRTGGTMQRFAGLFSKVFYGFDDKNLYIRFDILNQDINQYEYEIDFERPGGLKFILSMEKNIIFKIDEFVEVAIPLDYIGTIKDYIEFIIKAREAGKEIDRTPLLRVILTQKDIILKNWTV, encoded by the coding sequence ATGATGAATAATCTATCGGTTGCATTCCTCTGGCACTTCCACCAACCGATATACTCAAATCCAGAAGATAAAGTTTTACCAATGCCCTGGGTCCGATTGCATGCAATAAAAGATTATCTTGATATGTTAAAAAATCTACAGAATTTTCCACAGATTCATGCAACATTCAATTTTACACCCACCCTGCTCATGCAACTCCAGGAATATAAGGAAAACAAATGCACTGATCGCCAGTTTCTACTTTTCAAAAAACCAGCAGAAAATTTAACTATAGAAGATAAAATTGAAATCCTTAAGGATTTTTTTCTTGCGAACTGGGATGAAATGGTTGAACCCTATCCAAGGTATTTTTCTCTACTGATGAAAAGGGGCAAAAAACTTGTGCCAGAAGAATTGCCGAGTGTCGCCGAAAGTTTTACAACCGACGAATTCAGGGATTTACAAATATGGGCAAATCTTACCTGGATTGACCCTGTTTTTAGAGACGAGATAAAAGATTTATATCAGAAAGGCAGGAATTATAGAGAGCAGGATAAAGAACTCATTATTAACCTACAGAATAAAATAATTAATTCTATTTTTGATGAATATAAAAAAGCAGCAGAATCAGGACAGATTGAACTTACGACATCCCCACTATCACACCCAATTCTGCCCTTGCTTATTAATAGCAATCTTGCAAAAATATCAAATCCCAATCTCGAGATACCTTTTGAATTCAAACACCCCGAAGATGCAAAAGAACAAATCAAAAAGGGAATAGAAGTATTTGAAAAAATATTTGGATTTAAACCAAAAGGACTCTGGCCGTCAGAGGGAAGTGTCTGCTCTGAACTGATCCCAATTATATCCGATGTTGGCCTTGAATGGATTGCAACTGATGAGGAGATACTTGCCCGCTCAATAAATATCTCATTCAAACGGGATGAAAATGGAATTCCAAATCACAGCAATCTGCTTTATAAACCCTGGAAAATGGGTAATATCAAGATATTTTTCCGGGACCATTTACTATCAGACCGCATTGCATTCGTATATAACAGATGGGAACCAGAAAAGGCAGTTGAAGATTTTGTAGGCAGGATAAAACAAATTGCGGGTTCCCTTTCACCGTTAGAAAAATTTATTCTTCCTGTTATCCTTGATGGCGAAAATGCCTGGGAGTATTTCGCGAATGATGGAACTGATTTTCTACAATTACTTTATAAAACCATTTCTGAACAAAAAATTCCAACAACGACATTCTCAAAATTTGTGAATGAACATTCAGAAGCAATTAATAGTCTCACAAACTTATTTCCTGGTTCCTGGATTGGAGCAAACTTCAATATCTGGATTGGTAAATCTGAAGACCATAAGGCATGGTTGATCATAAAAAATTTAAGGAATAAACTCGTTGAATCGGGAATAAACGACCCTGAAATCTGGAGGCGATTATATTTCCTTGAAGGCAGTGACTGGTTCTGGTGGTTTGGAGATGATTTTTTCTCTGTTACAACCGAAGTATTTGACCAACTATTCAGACAGAATGCACTTTGGATATATAAAAAAATAAATATTGAACCACCGCATGAATTATTCCTGCCAATAAACCCCCAGACAGAGTTATATGCTACACAACCTATAGATTATATCTCACCCACCATTGATGGCAAACTGACATTTTTTTATGAGTGGTATAACGCTGGTTATCTTGACTTAAAAAGAACCGGTGGCACAATGCAGAGATTTGCTGGGCTATTTTCAAAGGTCTTTTATGGATTTGATGATAAAAATTTATACATAAGATTTGATATTTTAAATCAGGATATAAACCAGTATGAATATGAAATAGATTTTGAGAGACCGGGTGGATTAAAATTTATTCTTAGTATGGAAAAAAATATCATCTTTAAAATAGATGAATTTGTTGAAGTAGCAATTCCCCTTGATTACATAGGAACAATTAAAGATTACATAGAATTTATAATAAAGGCGCGTGAAGCTGGCAAGGAAATAGACCGCACACCGCTTTTAAGAGTAATTCTTACCCAGAAAGATATTATTTTAAAGAATTGGACAGTGTGA
- a CDS encoding type IV pilus twitching motility protein PilT → MPNIEIDVLLEELVLREGSDLHLRVGEPPIYRVAGELQRSDNPPVTKEDMESLIYGLMKPAQREIFEKNLEFDMAYEIPGVARFRVNCFKQMGNIGVVMRIIPLKIKTIDEWGFPSVLKRIAELPRGLVLVTGPTGSGKSTTLASMIEHINQHFRKHIITIEDPIEFLHRDKLSIIEQREIGIDTKSYAEALRRAIRQNPDIILVGEMRDLETMAQTITAAETGHLVFSTLHTIDAVQTIDRIIDVFPPAQQQQIRLQLSTTLQAVITETLVRRKDGAGRVAAFEIMVCTPAIRSAIREGKTPQIYTAIQTGSRLGMIQMDQYLRNLLNQGIIEYEEALAHCTNPDEFERRVSA, encoded by the coding sequence ATGCCAAATATTGAAATTGATGTCCTTTTAGAAGAACTTGTTTTAAGAGAAGGTTCAGATTTGCATCTGCGTGTGGGTGAACCACCGATATACCGTGTTGCCGGTGAACTTCAACGATCTGACAATCCGCCAGTAACAAAAGAAGATATGGAAAGTTTGATATATGGTTTAATGAAACCCGCCCAGCGCGAGATATTTGAAAAAAATCTTGAATTTGATATGGCATATGAGATACCTGGAGTAGCAAGATTCAGGGTAAATTGTTTTAAACAGATGGGAAATATTGGTGTGGTAATGAGAATCATACCTTTAAAGATAAAAACTATTGATGAATGGGGATTTCCATCTGTATTAAAACGTATTGCTGAACTACCCAGGGGTCTTGTTCTTGTAACCGGTCCCACTGGAAGTGGAAAATCTACAACCCTTGCTTCAATGATTGAACACATTAATCAACATTTCCGAAAGCATATTATAACAATTGAAGACCCAATAGAATTTTTACATCGTGATAAGTTATCCATTATTGAACAAAGGGAAATTGGTATTGACACAAAATCTTATGCCGAAGCGTTAAGACGTGCCATAAGACAGAATCCTGATATCATACTCGTGGGTGAAATGCGCGACCTTGAAACAATGGCACAAACTATTACTGCTGCAGAAACAGGTCATCTGGTTTTTTCAACACTTCATACAATTGATGCAGTACAAACCATAGACCGTATCATTGATGTTTTTCCGCCTGCCCAGCAGCAGCAGATAAGACTCCAGTTATCAACAACACTTCAGGCGGTGATAACTGAAACGCTGGTGCGAAGAAAAGACGGGGCCGGACGCGTTGCGGCATTTGAAATTATGGTTTGCACACCGGCAATTCGCAGTGCAATCCGGGAAGGAAAAACACCACAAATTTATACTGCGATACAGACTGGTTCCAGACTCGGTATGATACAGATGGATCAATATCTCCGCAATCTCCTGAATCAGGGAATAATTGAATATGAAGAGGCACTTGCACATTGCACAAATCCCGATGAATTTGAAAGGCGGGTGTCAGCATGA
- a CDS encoding polyprenol monophosphomannose synthase → MKRGLVIIPTYNEAVNIEKIINAVLSKSEQLEVLVIDDNSSDNTPEIVESLMKQNNRVHIIKRPRKMGLGTAYVTGFGYALENNYDFVFEMDADFSHDPNDLPRFIELLDKYDLIIGSRYINGVSVVNWPMKRLLLSFFACIFARIVTGVPVRDLTSGFKCYSRRALESVNWKKFKVDGYGFQIQSVYGVFCARLPIKEIPIIFVERRAGTSKMSKRIIWEAFWLVWKLRLMSIFNKKWLCK, encoded by the coding sequence ATGAAGCGTGGATTGGTGATAATTCCAACCTATAATGAAGCGGTTAATATTGAGAAGATTATTAATGCAGTTCTTTCAAAATCGGAACAACTTGAAGTTTTGGTAATTGATGATAACTCTTCGGACAATACCCCAGAGATCGTTGAAAGTCTAATGAAACAAAATAATAGAGTGCATATCATTAAAAGACCTCGAAAAATGGGGCTCGGCACTGCCTATGTTACTGGGTTTGGATATGCGCTTGAAAATAACTACGATTTCGTCTTTGAAATGGACGCTGATTTTTCACACGACCCGAATGATCTACCCAGGTTCATTGAGCTCTTAGATAAATATGATTTAATCATTGGCTCCAGATATATAAATGGTGTGAGTGTTGTCAACTGGCCAATGAAGAGACTATTATTGTCCTTTTTTGCCTGTATCTTTGCGAGGATTGTCACCGGTGTCCCGGTGCGCGACCTTACCAGTGGATTTAAGTGTTATTCGCGCCGCGCGCTCGAAAGTGTAAACTGGAAAAAATTTAAGGTTGATGGTTATGGATTTCAAATCCAGAGTGTCTATGGTGTGTTCTGTGCCCGCCTGCCCATAAAGGAAATTCCGATAATCTTCGTAGAACGCAGAGCAGGAACATCAAAGATGTCAAAGAGAATAATCTGGGAGGCATTCTGGCTTGTATGGAAGTTACGACTTATGTCAATTTTCAACAAAAAATGGCTCTGTAAATGA
- a CDS encoding T9SS type A sorting domain-containing protein encodes MILIEFFILSISLKPVFYTNHNYIYNIAVNDSFVYAATNGGVVGYNYLNNTFRVLTNTDGLTVNRQQCIAIDSAGNIWAGSNNGLVQVDKSFTNIRIYPMECLPCTRVNTIYCLKDTILVGTQNGLLIIDTKGTLENFQDDRVLKVYDFQGLSSNNVLTIAIDTGFWIGTDEKITRFSNDFQNYTIYGVENGLLKNYIRKLKIIDSVLYVGTDAGLNRFTGIYFDTVIIGYKIVDIEKAGDSLLLALDSIRQIGIFFQGNLSLLNAGIPYLTRVNDVENYKGQWFCATGNPFKSDYFGEGIGIYNFPNQQWELKKDNGLASNHICSITANQYGVFIAHGTRNVDARGVSWFKNDNTWQNLCQDSLVPTKFIHRCVTAPDKRVWFALHYTDSLLAISFNPENNSWYYLRQKYRGIDSTVAIWDLKFDLKNNMYLSLAGPSDKIWVYDSALTTAYLLGDRTPGFEVELAIDSSLRVFSTIFDAAGGVLMIDTRGTIFDRGDDVNLKYGKTDGLLSQFCSGITVDEKNNVYIANEVGVSVLVNNIFEHIENFNGGVIYDVLADGEGRVWIMADNGVYNYDINYKMLKGFTFNELGVNVEFLPVSNEIIQVQGFCYDSYRSCFWLGSQNGLLKLEIIKKDTSSLDSIVIYPNPVIRGDAVRIKNIPNDASVIIFSISGRKLTEGLKPNSLGEVLWHIPHNISSGLYFALINTGNDKKVCKFAIVK; translated from the coding sequence ATGATTTTAATTGAATTTTTTATTCTTTCCATTTCGTTAAAACCAGTTTTCTATACAAATCACAATTATATATACAATATTGCAGTCAACGATTCGTTTGTTTATGCAGCAACTAATGGTGGTGTTGTTGGTTATAATTATCTAAATAATACTTTCAGAGTTTTAACAAATACTGATGGACTTACGGTTAATCGTCAGCAATGCATTGCAATTGACAGTGCAGGAAACATCTGGGCGGGTTCGAACAATGGACTTGTCCAGGTTGATAAATCATTCACTAATATCCGGATTTATCCGATGGAATGTTTGCCCTGCACAAGGGTGAATACAATCTATTGTTTAAAAGATACGATTTTGGTGGGAACTCAAAACGGTTTGTTAATCATAGATACAAAAGGCACATTAGAGAATTTCCAGGATGACAGAGTTTTAAAGGTATATGATTTCCAAGGATTATCTTCCAATAACGTGCTGACGATTGCAATCGATACTGGATTCTGGATTGGAACGGATGAAAAAATAACAAGATTTAGCAATGATTTCCAGAACTATACTATTTATGGTGTGGAAAATGGACTTCTTAAAAACTACATTAGAAAATTAAAAATTATAGATTCAGTTCTATATGTCGGAACTGATGCAGGATTAAACAGATTTACCGGAATCTATTTTGATACAGTAATTATCGGATATAAAATTGTTGATATAGAAAAAGCCGGTGATTCATTATTGCTTGCCCTTGATTCCATTCGTCAAATTGGCATATTTTTTCAGGGAAATTTAAGCCTTTTAAACGCAGGTATTCCATATCTGACCAGGGTCAATGATGTTGAGAATTATAAAGGTCAATGGTTCTGTGCCACCGGCAATCCCTTTAAATCCGATTATTTCGGGGAAGGAATAGGTATCTATAATTTTCCCAATCAACAATGGGAATTAAAAAAAGACAATGGTCTCGCTTCAAATCATATTTGTAGTATTACGGCAAATCAATACGGTGTTTTCATTGCGCACGGGACAAGGAATGTTGATGCACGCGGGGTTAGTTGGTTTAAGAATGATAATACCTGGCAAAATTTGTGTCAGGATTCACTTGTTCCAACAAAATTCATCCACCGTTGTGTCACTGCACCGGATAAAAGAGTCTGGTTTGCTCTACATTATACAGATTCTTTACTGGCAATTTCTTTTAACCCAGAGAATAATAGCTGGTATTATTTGAGGCAAAAGTATCGCGGTATTGATAGCACTGTAGCAATATGGGATTTGAAATTTGACCTGAAGAATAATATGTATCTTTCCCTTGCCGGACCATCAGACAAAATTTGGGTATATGATTCTGCATTGACAACAGCGTATCTCCTTGGCGATAGGACCCCGGGATTTGAGGTTGAACTTGCAATAGATTCAAGTTTGCGTGTATTTAGTACGATCTTTGATGCCGCAGGTGGAGTTTTGATGATTGATACCAGGGGGACTATTTTTGACCGCGGTGATGATGTTAATTTAAAGTATGGAAAGACCGATGGATTACTTTCACAGTTCTGTTCAGGTATAACAGTAGATGAAAAAAACAATGTTTACATTGCTAATGAAGTGGGTGTCTCGGTGCTTGTAAATAATATCTTTGAACACATAGAAAATTTTAATGGCGGTGTGATTTATGATGTACTCGCTGATGGCGAAGGCAGGGTATGGATAATGGCTGACAATGGAGTATACAATTATGATATAAACTACAAAATGCTTAAAGGTTTTACGTTCAATGAATTGGGTGTTAATGTAGAATTTTTGCCGGTAAGTAACGAAATAATACAGGTCCAAGGATTTTGCTATGATTCTTATCGTTCTTGTTTCTGGTTGGGTAGTCAGAATGGGTTGCTAAAACTTGAAATTATTAAAAAAGACACTTCTTCATTGGACAGTATAGTAATATATCCAAATCCTGTAATAAGAGGAGATGCGGTACGAATTAAGAATATTCCCAATGATGCTTCGGTCATTATATTTTCAATTTCAGGTAGAAAATTGACAGAAGGATTGAAACCAAACTCCCTGGGCGAAGTTCTCTGGCACATTCCCCATAATATATCAAGTGGTTTATACTTCGCACTGATTAATACCGGTAATGATAAAAAGGTTTGTAAATTTGCTATTGTCAAATAG